Proteins encoded by one window of Pyrinomonadaceae bacterium:
- the fumC gene encoding class II fumarate hydratase, whose amino-acid sequence MTPKTEQAKSGLRTETDSMGAIEVSADKYWGAQTQRSLLHFDIGDDVMPREMIRALGILKKACALVNQDLGKLSADKAKLIAQACDEVIEGKLDEHFPLRVWQTGSGTQTNMNANEVISNRAIELAGAEKGSKKPIHPNDDVNMSQSSNDTFPTAMHIAAAEQMNKLVPRVREIEAAIDAKAKEFKDVVKIGRTHLQDATPLTVGQEMSGWASLIERDIDRMNATLPGLYDLAIGGTAVGTGLNAHPEFGERAARKIAELTGLPFKSHPNKFAALSAHDEIVFCSGALKTLATSLMKIANDIRWLASGPRCGLGELILPENEPGSSIMPGKVNPTQSEAMTMVAVQVLGNDTAIGIAGSQGHFELNVFKPVIIHNLLHSIRLIHDAAHGFVEYCINGIELNRERIDENLRDSLMLVTALNEHIGYDNAAKLAKHAHKKGISLRESAIELGLLTGEQFDDWVKPEEMTHP is encoded by the coding sequence ATGACACCAAAAACGGAACAAGCGAAATCCGGCCTTCGTACCGAAACCGATTCGATGGGCGCGATCGAAGTGTCCGCGGATAAGTATTGGGGCGCGCAGACGCAGCGTAGCTTGCTCCACTTCGATATCGGCGACGACGTGATGCCACGCGAGATGATTCGTGCCCTGGGCATCTTGAAGAAAGCCTGCGCACTCGTGAATCAGGATCTCGGGAAGCTCTCGGCCGACAAAGCGAAGCTAATCGCGCAGGCGTGTGACGAAGTAATCGAAGGCAAACTCGACGAACATTTTCCTCTGCGTGTCTGGCAAACCGGTAGCGGCACGCAGACCAACATGAACGCCAACGAAGTGATCTCGAACCGCGCGATTGAATTAGCGGGCGCCGAAAAGGGTAGTAAGAAACCGATTCATCCGAACGATGACGTGAACATGTCACAGTCGTCGAACGACACGTTCCCCACGGCAATGCACATCGCGGCCGCCGAGCAGATGAATAAGTTAGTGCCGCGGGTTCGAGAAATAGAAGCGGCCATCGATGCGAAGGCCAAAGAATTTAAGGACGTGGTGAAGATTGGCCGCACGCATCTTCAGGACGCCACTCCTTTGACCGTTGGCCAGGAGATGTCCGGCTGGGCGAGCTTAATCGAGCGCGACATCGATCGAATGAATGCGACCTTACCGGGACTGTACGATCTGGCCATTGGGGGCACGGCGGTCGGCACGGGCTTGAACGCGCATCCGGAATTTGGCGAACGCGCGGCCAGGAAGATCGCGGAGCTAACCGGCCTCCCGTTCAAATCGCATCCGAACAAATTCGCGGCGCTGTCAGCGCACGATGAAATCGTTTTCTGTAGCGGCGCGTTGAAGACTCTGGCGACGTCTCTCATGAAAATAGCCAACGACATTCGTTGGCTGGCATCGGGGCCGCGTTGCGGGCTGGGCGAATTGATCCTGCCTGAGAACGAACCGGGCTCATCAATCATGCCCGGCAAAGTTAATCCTACACAGAGCGAAGCGATGACGATGGTCGCCGTGCAGGTGCTGGGCAATGACACGGCAATCGGCATCGCCGGCTCGCAAGGTCACTTTGAGCTGAACGTATTCAAGCCCGTCATCATTCACAATCTGCTGCATTCGATCCGCTTGATCCACGACGCGGCGCACGGCTTTGTCGAATATTGCATCAACGGCATTGAATTGAACCGTGAACGCATCGATGAAAACCTGCGCGACTCGCTAATGCTCGTCACGGCGCTGAACGAACACATCGGTTACGACAACGCCGCGAAGCTTGCCAAGCACGCGCACAAAAAAGGCATCAGCCTGCGCGAATCTGCGATCGAGCTTGGCCTGCTGACCGGCGAACAGTTTGACGACTGGGTTAAGCCCGAAGAGATGACGCATCCTTAA
- a CDS encoding response regulator — protein MNTLADRNALILVVERNPLVQRLEKYLLEQAGYGVEFAADGLTALERARELRPKILVTEVLVPKLDGLSLCRQLKADPVTQETKVLIFSHLHAEQRAREAGADAFLIKPLNEERLIETVAKLIEEMGHQAAAGEQN, from the coding sequence ATGAATACACTTGCGGACAGGAATGCGCTGATTCTGGTAGTTGAGCGGAATCCGCTCGTTCAGCGACTCGAAAAATATCTCCTGGAACAGGCCGGTTATGGCGTTGAGTTTGCCGCCGATGGCCTCACGGCGTTGGAGCGCGCACGCGAACTACGCCCGAAAATTCTGGTGACCGAGGTGCTGGTGCCGAAGCTCGATGGCTTGAGCCTTTGCCGTCAGCTCAAGGCGGATCCGGTAACACAGGAAACGAAGGTGCTGATCTTCAGCCACCTGCACGCTGAACAGCGGGCGCGCGAAGCTGGCGCGGACGCGTTTTTGATCAAGCCGTTAAATGAAGAACGTCTAATCGAAACGGTGGCGAAGCTAATCGAAGAAATGGGCCACCAGGCGGCGGCCGGAGAGCAAAATTAA
- a CDS encoding ATPase domain-containing protein, translating into MTDKIKTGCAGLDEVLYGGIPKNTISVIMGSPGTGKTILAEQIAFRNATVDAPALYLTTMSEPLEKFIVHGQRYKFFDQEKVGTSVLYEDLGLMLREQGIEKLPEIVGDMLAARRAKFVFIDSFKALNELIEQPQRRNLIFDLATVLSTYECTSFLIGEYSEAMMTELPEFAIGDVVIQMLKLATNVREERFLRVEKLRASKSTSGLHAFSITSEGLELFPRLLTPPVVPDYTARPERVNTGIQGLDEMIAEGFWRGTTTLVAGPPGSGKTIMALEFLRAGVSKGEPGIYLGFQENPTQLTRVMRNMQMPVEELINDGFEIMYQSPVEMQLDRIAARLFERIRSGQVKRVVIDALGDLERTSVDRQRFSNVIYALTQWFAVENVTCFMTYELAHLFEVQGISDQQVSNMSDNLLLLRFQPGAELKRTLRIIKTRGSAHDGHEHEIHITNEGLVIEGIR; encoded by the coding sequence ATGACGGACAAGATTAAAACCGGATGCGCCGGGTTGGATGAAGTGCTGTACGGCGGCATTCCGAAGAATACGATCAGCGTCATTATGGGATCTCCGGGCACCGGAAAAACCATCCTCGCCGAGCAGATTGCCTTTCGCAACGCCACGGTGGATGCGCCCGCGCTCTACCTGACAACAATGTCTGAGCCGCTGGAAAAATTCATCGTGCACGGGCAGCGATATAAATTCTTTGATCAAGAGAAAGTCGGCACTTCGGTTCTCTATGAAGATCTGGGCCTGATGTTACGCGAGCAGGGGATCGAGAAGTTGCCGGAGATCGTCGGTGATATGCTCGCCGCGCGTCGCGCAAAGTTCGTCTTTATCGATTCGTTCAAGGCCCTCAACGAGTTGATTGAGCAACCGCAGCGTCGCAACCTCATATTTGATCTGGCCACGGTCCTGTCCACTTATGAGTGCACCAGCTTTTTGATCGGCGAGTACTCAGAAGCAATGATGACCGAACTTCCCGAGTTCGCGATCGGCGATGTCGTGATTCAAATGCTCAAGCTGGCGACGAACGTGCGTGAGGAAAGATTTTTGCGCGTGGAAAAGTTGCGGGCTTCGAAATCAACTTCAGGTTTGCATGCATTTTCCATCACGTCTGAGGGCCTGGAACTCTTTCCGCGGTTACTCACCCCGCCGGTGGTGCCCGATTACACGGCGCGGCCTGAGCGCGTCAACACCGGCATTCAGGGTTTGGACGAAATGATTGCCGAGGGCTTCTGGCGCGGCACCACCACTTTGGTGGCCGGGCCGCCGGGATCGGGCAAGACGATCATGGCGCTGGAGTTTCTCCGTGCCGGCGTGAGCAAAGGCGAGCCGGGAATCTATCTTGGCTTTCAGGAAAACCCCACCCAACTCACTCGGGTAATGCGAAACATGCAAATGCCGGTCGAAGAACTTATTAACGACGGCTTTGAAATTATGTACCAGTCACCCGTCGAGATGCAGCTGGATCGCATCGCGGCGCGTCTGTTTGAGCGCATTCGCAGCGGGCAAGTGAAGCGGGTGGTGATTGATGCGCTGGGCGATCTGGAGCGCACCAGCGTCGATCGGCAGCGATTCTCGAATGTGATTTATGCGCTGACGCAATGGTTCGCCGTCGAAAACGTAACCTGTTTCATGACGTACGAGCTCGCTCATCTCTTTGAAGTCCAAGGGATCAGCGACCAACAGGTTTCGAACATGAGTGACAACCTCCTGCTGCTGAGATTTCAACCCGGCGCCGAACTGAAACGGACGCTGCGAATTATCAAGACTCGCGGCAGCGCACACGATGGTCACGAACACGAAATTCACATCACCAATGAAGGTTTGGTGATCGAAGGGATTCGGTAA
- a CDS encoding PAS domain S-box protein: MDKPGPAKKTPSGRLAEINRAITTSLQFDQVLDIIVESALQLVEARACVLLLVEKDGTFRVRAARGTAPKFAEEFSASMDEDAVRKLHEALAVAPDEAMVSVPVIATNAVNGMLAVVRSRPLDADEEWQLSAIADQAAIALQNARLFEIESAEAKRLRDATEIARRHLASIVESSDDAIVSKNLDGIIQSWNQGASRVFGYSADEVIGRHITMLLPQDRLNEETLIIERICRGERVDHFETVRQRKDGSLIDVSLTISPIKNHEGVVVGASKIARDITERKKTEAERDELLKREHAARAEAEAANRLKDEFLATLSHELRNPLNAVVGYAEILLRSKETRHNELVIKAAETIRRNALAQTRLVSDLLDLSRLQMGKLSLEFQPVSLSTILTDAIDTVREEANDKDISLEVAIELDVVVEGDPIRLGQIAWNLLNNAVKFTPAGGKVSIGVKRVSNEAELTVSDSGQGIGSDFLPHVFEIFRQGDASSVRRQGGLGIGLALVKQLAELHHGHVSVDSKGLGQGTTFTVTVPLYETQHRVVMANAMTSPELLKGKSILIVDDSRDTIDMLTKLLTLEGALVESAGSGREALQIAGERSFDLIISDISMPEMDGYQLLKQIRGLDKGVNLPALALTGYGRSHDITRAQAEGFADHLTKPIDINRFLRTVQRLTKAA; the protein is encoded by the coding sequence ATGGACAAGCCGGGGCCTGCAAAGAAAACTCCTTCCGGGCGACTCGCGGAAATTAACCGGGCGATCACCACCTCGCTTCAATTCGATCAGGTGCTCGACATCATCGTCGAAAGTGCCTTGCAGTTGGTCGAGGCGCGGGCCTGCGTACTTCTGCTGGTCGAGAAAGATGGGACTTTTCGCGTGCGCGCCGCGCGCGGAACAGCGCCGAAGTTTGCCGAAGAGTTTTCCGCTTCGATGGATGAAGACGCGGTGCGGAAGTTGCACGAAGCACTCGCTGTGGCGCCGGACGAGGCCATGGTTTCCGTGCCGGTCATCGCGACCAACGCCGTCAACGGCATGCTTGCCGTGGTACGCAGCCGCCCCCTCGACGCCGACGAAGAGTGGCAGTTGTCGGCGATCGCAGATCAAGCGGCAATCGCGTTACAGAACGCGCGCCTTTTTGAAATTGAGTCAGCCGAGGCCAAACGCCTGCGCGACGCGACCGAAATCGCGCGGCGGCATCTCGCTTCGATCGTCGAATCCTCAGACGATGCCATCGTCAGCAAAAATCTTGACGGCATTATTCAAAGTTGGAATCAAGGTGCGTCACGAGTGTTTGGCTATTCAGCCGACGAAGTTATCGGCCGGCACATCACCATGCTGCTGCCGCAAGATCGCCTGAACGAAGAAACGTTGATTATCGAGAGAATCTGCCGCGGCGAGCGGGTGGATCACTTCGAAACTGTGCGCCAACGCAAAGACGGAAGTCTAATCGATGTGTCGCTCACCATTTCTCCCATCAAGAACCATGAAGGCGTGGTCGTGGGCGCGTCCAAAATTGCCCGGGACATTACCGAACGTAAAAAGACTGAGGCTGAGCGCGATGAACTTCTCAAACGCGAGCACGCAGCACGCGCTGAAGCTGAAGCAGCCAACCGGCTGAAAGATGAATTTCTCGCGACCCTCTCGCATGAGTTACGCAATCCGCTGAACGCCGTCGTCGGCTATGCGGAAATCCTGCTGCGCAGTAAGGAAACGCGTCATAACGAGCTGGTGATTAAAGCGGCTGAGACGATCCGGCGTAACGCCCTGGCGCAAACGCGCCTGGTTTCTGATCTGCTGGATCTCTCGCGACTACAGATGGGTAAGCTGTCGCTGGAATTCCAACCGGTCTCGCTTTCGACGATCTTAACCGACGCCATCGACACGGTGCGCGAGGAAGCAAATGACAAAGACATTTCGCTGGAAGTGGCGATCGAACTTGACGTAGTGGTGGAAGGAGATCCGATTCGCCTGGGCCAGATTGCCTGGAACCTTCTGAACAACGCGGTTAAGTTCACTCCAGCCGGCGGCAAGGTGAGTATCGGAGTGAAGCGCGTGTCCAATGAGGCCGAGTTAACCGTCTCTGATTCGGGACAGGGAATCGGAAGTGATTTCCTGCCGCACGTCTTCGAAATTTTTCGGCAGGGTGATGCCAGCAGTGTGCGCCGGCAGGGTGGTCTGGGGATAGGTTTAGCGTTGGTGAAACAACTTGCCGAATTACATCACGGCCATGTGAGCGTCGATTCAAAAGGCCTCGGTCAGGGGACAACGTTTACCGTAACTGTTCCATTGTATGAGACACAGCACCGCGTCGTGATGGCGAACGCCATGACCTCACCGGAACTCCTTAAGGGCAAGTCGATTTTGATTGTGGATGACTCGCGCGACACGATCGACATGCTGACGAAACTCCTGACCCTGGAAGGCGCCCTCGTTGAGTCAGCTGGTAGCGGGAGGGAAGCGCTGCAAATCGCCGGTGAGCGCAGTTTTGATTTAATCATCTCTGACATCTCAATGCCGGAGATGGATGGTTATCAGTTGCTGAAGCAAATCCGTGGACTGGATAAGGGTGTGAATCTGCCGGCCCTGGCCTTGACCGGTTACGGTCGTTCCCACGACATCACGCGCGCCCAGGCCGAAGGCTTCGCCGATCATCTGACCAAGCCGATCGACATCAATCGTTTTCTACGGACAGTGCAAAGACTGACGAAGGCGGCGTGA
- a CDS encoding tetratricopeptide repeat protein produces the protein MNMSPEPHDSVEVFYSYAHEDEKLRDELKKHLSNLKRQGVITDWYDRDISAGKEWNEEIEKHLNSAKVILLLISPDFMNSDYINAVEVKRAMERHEAGEARVIPVVLRPVDWQGAPFRKLHSLPSDIRPVTLWPNQDQAFLDVTKGIRRALDELFAPSVGTPASLDIPNPPKVGFISRRDRENQDFIERVSQELRPGKNHLVVLWGAGGVGKTAIAAETVRGLIETFAGRIAWVSADGLESFSLSTLLDGIATQLGDSDLRKLPLELKNEQVRDLVKSTPTLVVLDNFETIDLSEQAHCIDWLGKPAPCTALITTRDKIEEAHDIPIEVMSAKEASNLLDRLMAQTHEVGAFANLDRARLIQTAEANPLVLQWIVGQIDLAQDPDEVLDDLQQGEGKAVERVFNRSYNLKQLDKGGRAVLLALSLFAPSASRKAVAEVANFGKESDKKKFRNAVKSLSALWLIHTTDESKRLAIEGLTRQLTKARLDSDPRGKSFRPRFVSRFLRFAESHRKPTGEDYNELEAEKDNLLTATDLAFLLGDGISVIQLAYAMALPSTGMLSVRGYWDEALAVSKLALTMARRSGSEHQIASWLNNVAGSYYRRGDIRAARELADESLALQRNLGNKLILGQILHNLAIIAHSLGQFDEARRLCQESNAESRNNQGETASTIHLLGFIAYDKGEFKDARRLYEEGLEIGRRFGDENAISSCLYGLALLARDQGEPAAASQFSKDCLEIKQRLGDQIGIAYCLHTQSLLAFDQGNFPEALRLCNDSLNIAQKLGDQSVIANDLHQLGVLQIAGSDYQRAEKSLQRSLESLKRLENPVGYAECLETTGHLKTAQDQLAAAEALYTEALEIAESLGLQFRKASVKHSLAKLADRQGDKAKATALLQASLATFEKLRSPKAENVRRDLERLSGRPS, from the coding sequence TCTCCGCCGGCAAAGAATGGAATGAAGAGATTGAGAAGCACCTGAATTCAGCCAAGGTGATTTTGCTTCTCATCAGTCCGGACTTCATGAATTCGGACTACATCAATGCCGTAGAAGTGAAGCGGGCGATGGAAAGACATGAGGCTGGAGAAGCTCGGGTCATTCCCGTGGTTCTTAGACCGGTGGATTGGCAGGGCGCGCCATTCAGAAAACTACACTCGCTTCCAAGCGATATCCGACCGGTGACGCTTTGGCCGAATCAAGACCAAGCCTTTCTTGACGTGACTAAAGGCATTCGGAGAGCGCTTGACGAATTGTTCGCTCCTTCAGTTGGCACACCTGCAAGCTTGGATATCCCCAATCCGCCCAAGGTTGGGTTTATCTCAAGAAGAGATCGAGAGAACCAAGACTTTATCGAGCGCGTGTCTCAAGAACTGAGGCCAGGAAAAAACCACTTGGTCGTGTTGTGGGGCGCGGGTGGAGTTGGCAAAACGGCGATTGCAGCTGAGACAGTGCGCGGACTAATTGAGACCTTTGCGGGACGAATTGCATGGGTCAGCGCTGACGGGCTTGAGAGTTTCAGTTTGTCGACATTGCTCGACGGTATCGCGACTCAGCTGGGCGATTCAGATCTGCGAAAGCTTCCTCTAGAGCTAAAGAACGAACAAGTGCGGGATCTGGTCAAGTCGACTCCAACCCTCGTGGTATTGGACAACTTTGAAACCATCGACCTTTCCGAACAAGCGCATTGCATCGACTGGCTGGGCAAACCAGCTCCGTGTACCGCGCTCATTACCACGCGTGACAAGATTGAAGAAGCCCACGATATTCCTATAGAAGTCATGTCGGCGAAAGAGGCCAGTAACCTCCTCGACCGATTGATGGCCCAGACCCACGAGGTGGGAGCTTTTGCCAACCTCGATCGCGCTCGATTAATTCAAACTGCCGAAGCTAATCCGTTGGTCCTACAATGGATTGTCGGACAGATTGATCTCGCGCAAGATCCTGACGAGGTGTTAGATGACTTACAACAAGGTGAAGGTAAAGCAGTCGAGCGCGTTTTCAATCGCTCTTACAACCTAAAACAGTTAGACAAAGGGGGCCGTGCTGTTCTGCTGGCACTTTCCCTGTTCGCGCCGAGCGCTAGTAGAAAAGCAGTGGCTGAAGTCGCCAACTTTGGAAAAGAAAGCGACAAGAAAAAATTCCGGAACGCCGTAAAGAGCCTTTCAGCTCTCTGGCTCATTCACACAACAGATGAAAGCAAACGGCTGGCTATCGAAGGGTTGACTAGACAGCTCACCAAAGCCCGCCTCGATAGCGACCCCAGGGGTAAGTCTTTTCGCCCACGCTTTGTCAGTCGGTTTTTGCGCTTCGCCGAGTCTCACCGAAAGCCAACGGGTGAAGATTACAATGAGCTGGAAGCGGAAAAAGATAACTTGTTGACGGCTACGGATTTGGCCTTTTTGCTAGGCGACGGCATAAGTGTAATTCAGCTAGCTTATGCCATGGCTTTGCCAAGCACTGGCATGCTATCTGTGCGTGGTTATTGGGATGAGGCGCTGGCAGTCAGTAAACTCGCATTAACTATGGCTCGGCGCTCAGGCTCCGAACATCAAATAGCCTCGTGGCTAAACAATGTCGCAGGCTCGTATTATAGGCGTGGTGACATTCGCGCAGCGCGCGAGCTTGCAGACGAAAGCCTCGCGCTACAAAGAAACCTCGGCAATAAGCTAATACTAGGTCAGATTTTGCACAACCTAGCGATTATCGCTCACAGTCTTGGCCAATTCGATGAAGCACGACGACTATGCCAAGAAAGCAACGCGGAGAGCCGGAACAACCAAGGGGAGACTGCGTCAACTATACATTTGCTAGGCTTCATCGCGTACGATAAAGGTGAATTCAAAGATGCGCGACGGCTATACGAAGAGGGTCTCGAGATCGGGAGACGCTTCGGTGACGAAAACGCCATCTCTAGTTGTCTGTACGGTCTCGCTTTGCTCGCGCGGGACCAGGGTGAACCTGCCGCCGCGTCCCAATTCAGTAAGGATTGCCTTGAAATCAAACAAAGATTGGGAGATCAAATCGGTATCGCTTACTGCCTTCATACTCAAAGCTTGCTCGCATTTGACCAAGGTAATTTCCCCGAGGCACTGCGTCTTTGTAATGACAGCCTAAACATCGCACAAAAACTCGGAGATCAGTCTGTTATCGCCAACGACTTACATCAGTTGGGTGTTCTCCAAATTGCTGGCTCTGATTACCAAAGAGCTGAAAAATCACTTCAAAGAAGTCTTGAGTCGCTAAAGAGGCTTGAAAATCCGGTGGGTTATGCGGAGTGCCTGGAAACGACGGGCCATTTGAAAACGGCCCAGGATCAATTGGCGGCTGCCGAAGCCTTATACACTGAAGCTTTGGAAATTGCCGAGTCTCTAGGCCTTCAGTTCAGGAAAGCAAGCGTTAAGCATTCGTTAGCGAAGCTGGCCGATAGGCAAGGAGACAAAGCAAAAGCAACGGCCTTGCTTCAAGCCTCACTAGCGACCTTCGAGAAGCTTCGTTCGCCAAAAGCAGAGAATGTACGGCGAGACTTGGAAAGACTTTCAGGGCGACCTTCCTAA